From the Oleiphilus messinensis genome, one window contains:
- a CDS encoding glycosyltransferase has protein sequence MTTSEQMPARLDLSIIIPVYNESSGVISCWKAITETLSKSSINYEIIFVDDGSEDDSLNRLLSINDNKVHVLKLTHNVGQQRAMFTALGHCRGATVITYDSDLQFAPECILELHQQISSGYDIAGGIRIARKDGFWQNRLPSMIGQYLINKALGIRQQDFGAVKAYSFALVQRIIRTAREPIIIPATAYVISRNFIEIPVQHQERKEGVSKWSTLKRMELYFDIYTLYADRPFAWIMLIGFGCFFLGVLLGFGILLYKLFVQPHFSGVIIFFDVFLLIFGLHFVSLSLIGEFVVRIHRKREQHETNLIETHYTGSRLTETAP, from the coding sequence ATGACCACATCCGAACAAATGCCAGCCAGACTTGATCTGTCAATCATCATTCCTGTATATAATGAATCATCGGGAGTCATATCCTGCTGGAAAGCAATTACCGAGACCCTTTCAAAATCCTCCATAAATTATGAAATCATCTTTGTTGACGACGGAAGTGAAGATGACTCTCTCAACAGGTTATTGAGCATAAATGATAATAAGGTTCATGTATTGAAATTGACTCACAATGTGGGTCAACAACGTGCCATGTTCACTGCTCTGGGACATTGTCGAGGTGCCACTGTAATCACCTACGATTCTGATTTGCAGTTTGCCCCGGAATGTATATTAGAACTACACCAACAAATCAGTTCCGGATATGATATTGCCGGTGGAATTCGTATAGCCCGAAAAGACGGCTTCTGGCAAAACAGGCTCCCTTCGATGATCGGCCAGTACTTGATCAACAAAGCGCTCGGTATTCGCCAACAAGATTTTGGTGCAGTCAAAGCCTATAGTTTTGCTCTCGTACAACGAATTATTCGTACGGCACGAGAACCCATTATTATTCCTGCAACTGCTTATGTAATTTCTCGCAACTTTATCGAAATCCCGGTTCAACATCAGGAGCGGAAGGAAGGGGTATCAAAATGGAGCACATTGAAGCGAATGGAGCTCTATTTCGATATTTATACACTCTACGCTGACCGGCCTTTTGCCTGGATTATGCTTATCGGCTTCGGCTGTTTCTTTCTTGGCGTTTTGCTTGGCTTTGGAATTTTATTATACAAGCTCTTTGTTCAACCACATTTTTCGGGTGTAATTATCTTCTTTGATGTCTTCCTGCTGATATTCGGCCTGCACTTTGTTTCACTGTCATTAATTGGTGAGTTTGTGGTCCGAATCCATCGAAAACGTGAGCAACATGAGACTAACCTCATCGAAACACACTACACAGGATCACGACTCACCGAAACTGCACCCTAA
- the asnB gene encoding asparagine synthase (glutamine-hydrolyzing), with amino-acid sequence MCGIAGILDFVSPPTQHEIRCMNDTLQHRGPDDEGIYIKGPAGLGHRRLSILDLSEHGHQPMVDESGRLVIVFNGEIYNYQDLKEALLVQGARFYSNTDTEVVLKAYQYWGVASFAKLEGMFAFAIWDTDKEEMCLVRDRFGVKPVYYAVGERQLLFGSELKALLATRRLSINLNVQALHEYLYYGAALGERTFYDDIHTLLPGHCLTFSATSASLTRFADLSVYQTVTDNYQGATTQVAALLDDAVRKNLVADVPVGVMLSGGIDSSAIAAIAAKYYNGKLQTFSADFDFSAKSELPRARELARAIGSDHHEFTIKSVNLEDTFIELVRCHDQPFGDNANLPIYLICKAIKPHVKVILQGDAGDELFGGYHRYARMRYAALIRRFWPVLSPVWRILFTSGKLQRAMRTFDAFSDPDPAASYGRLMCQEQLDSEPCRVFSEGVQEQLKSYDPLLQYRTQYDTATVDEVQRAMLTDLNIILPNVYFEKVDRPSMAQGIEVRVPFADNALASYAASLPANFKVKGLEKKRILRAALRGTVPDSILDAPKQGFEVPFKQWLRGPMSGFVKAVLLDSENLQSGWFERGQLEKLLAENQSGTRDHGFLLNKLLNLCLWRSMYM; translated from the coding sequence ATGTGTGGGATAGCTGGAATACTAGACTTTGTCTCGCCACCGACGCAGCATGAAATTCGGTGTATGAATGACACTCTTCAGCATCGAGGACCTGATGATGAAGGTATTTATATCAAGGGACCCGCCGGGCTTGGGCACCGGCGCTTGAGCATTCTGGATCTCTCTGAGCATGGCCATCAACCGATGGTAGACGAATCGGGTCGGTTAGTTATTGTTTTTAACGGTGAAATCTATAACTATCAAGACTTGAAGGAGGCGTTGCTTGTTCAGGGTGCGCGATTCTATTCAAATACGGATACTGAAGTTGTTCTGAAAGCCTACCAGTACTGGGGGGTGGCATCTTTTGCAAAACTGGAGGGCATGTTTGCTTTCGCGATTTGGGATACGGACAAAGAGGAAATGTGTCTCGTCCGTGATCGATTCGGTGTGAAGCCCGTTTATTATGCTGTTGGTGAGCGGCAGCTCCTATTTGGCTCTGAACTGAAGGCGTTGTTGGCAACTCGCCGTTTATCGATCAATTTGAATGTTCAAGCACTTCATGAATATCTTTATTACGGTGCTGCGCTTGGAGAGCGCACATTTTATGATGATATCCATACTCTGCTACCTGGGCACTGTTTAACGTTTTCTGCAACTTCTGCGAGTCTAACTCGGTTTGCTGACTTATCTGTATACCAGACAGTTACGGATAATTATCAGGGGGCTACAACACAGGTTGCCGCGTTGCTCGATGACGCTGTACGAAAAAACCTGGTAGCTGATGTCCCTGTTGGTGTCATGCTGAGTGGCGGCATTGACTCCTCTGCAATCGCGGCAATTGCGGCAAAATATTACAACGGTAAACTGCAGACCTTTTCCGCTGATTTTGACTTCTCCGCCAAGAGCGAGCTACCAAGGGCTCGTGAATTAGCGCGCGCTATCGGGTCAGACCACCATGAATTTACGATCAAGTCTGTAAATCTCGAAGATACATTCATTGAGCTGGTAAGGTGTCATGATCAACCCTTCGGTGACAATGCGAATTTACCCATTTATCTCATTTGCAAAGCAATAAAGCCACATGTCAAAGTGATTCTGCAGGGAGACGCGGGTGATGAACTTTTCGGTGGTTATCATCGATATGCCCGGATGCGGTATGCTGCGCTTATTCGGCGTTTTTGGCCTGTCCTATCACCCGTATGGCGAATACTTTTCACTTCTGGGAAATTACAGCGAGCAATGCGGACATTTGATGCTTTTAGTGATCCCGATCCGGCTGCATCATACGGGCGGTTAATGTGTCAGGAGCAGCTAGACTCTGAACCTTGTCGGGTATTTTCCGAGGGGGTGCAGGAACAACTTAAATCCTATGATCCACTGTTGCAGTATCGTACTCAGTACGATACTGCAACAGTGGATGAGGTTCAGCGAGCCATGTTAACTGATTTGAATATCATCCTACCTAATGTATATTTTGAGAAGGTTGATCGGCCAAGTATGGCTCAGGGAATAGAGGTCAGGGTTCCATTTGCGGATAATGCGCTAGCATCATATGCAGCCTCGTTGCCAGCTAATTTTAAAGTGAAAGGGCTGGAAAAAAAGAGAATACTTCGGGCTGCACTAAGAGGCACTGTACCAGACAGTATTCTTGATGCGCCAAAACAAGGATTTGAAGTTCCCTTTAAACAGTGGTTGCGAGGGCCGATGTCAGGATTTGTAAAAGCTGTTCTACTCGATTCTGAAAACTTGCAATCCGGTTGGTTCGAACGAGGGCAACTGGAGAAATTGCTGGCCGAAAATCAATCCGGTACACGAGATCACGGGTTTCTGCTCAATAAACTTTTGAACTTGTGTTTGTGGCGTTCCATGTATATGTAA
- a CDS encoding glycosyltransferase family 4 protein, protein MTKLLVIGPLPISGDKVGGTKVNFSNFIQWLDNKPQFETLVINTSRPLLKKATFQRHIVNRVYGINIISKIALFAQKSDFIVLNVSVNGLTTLFPKVYRISKFFKKPLIVRVFGGDFDTYIEDRLSSERRIKLLQMLQQLPVVFLQTRSLCKRAGSLLSNIEQLSNSRDIQRTARPLPEQLNRFLFFSEVKPSKGIFEALKASDTLPSNCRLDIYGQLNINSSIFDNHSKAYYCGIVPSTRTASIMSEYDALIFPSYFSGEGIPGTILEALQVGLPVIATNWRDIPEVVSHEINGLIVPPKDWKALSTAMNKLVKDRVLYKNLVTGALRSGDEYRSEKCFSPLIHRLSSIQSNYN, encoded by the coding sequence ATGACAAAACTTTTAGTAATCGGACCACTACCTATTTCTGGTGACAAAGTAGGTGGTACGAAAGTTAATTTCTCCAACTTTATCCAGTGGCTCGATAATAAACCACAATTCGAAACCCTTGTAATCAATACTTCCCGCCCATTGTTGAAAAAAGCGACATTTCAACGTCATATTGTCAATCGGGTATACGGCATTAATATAATCTCTAAAATCGCCTTGTTTGCCCAAAAATCCGATTTCATTGTATTGAATGTATCTGTCAATGGCTTAACAACACTATTCCCTAAAGTCTACAGGATCAGCAAATTTTTCAAAAAGCCCTTGATAGTAAGAGTGTTCGGAGGTGATTTCGATACTTACATTGAAGATAGATTATCGTCAGAGCGTCGAATCAAATTACTACAAATGCTTCAGCAACTACCCGTAGTATTTCTCCAAACCAGGTCTTTGTGCAAAAGAGCAGGTTCGCTATTGAGCAACATCGAACAGTTGTCTAACTCTCGGGACATACAGCGCACAGCAAGACCACTTCCTGAACAGTTAAACCGATTTTTATTTTTTTCTGAGGTAAAACCATCAAAAGGTATTTTTGAAGCACTCAAAGCGAGCGATACCTTGCCCTCAAATTGCCGGCTCGATATCTATGGCCAATTAAATATCAACTCCTCCATATTCGACAATCATTCCAAGGCATATTACTGTGGTATTGTCCCCTCGACCCGAACAGCATCCATAATGAGCGAATACGATGCATTAATTTTCCCGAGCTACTTCTCCGGCGAAGGAATACCTGGAACAATTCTTGAGGCGCTTCAGGTTGGACTGCCAGTAATTGCTACAAACTGGCGAGACATACCGGAAGTAGTGAGCCATGAAATTAATGGCTTGATTGTTCCTCCTAAGGATTGGAAAGCGCTCAGCACAGCGATGAACAAACTTGTAAAGGATCGAGTACTTTACAAAAACCTTGTAACGGGTGCATTAAGATCAGGCGACGAATATAGGAGCGAAAAATGTTTCTCACCGCTAATCCATCGACTGTCCTCTATTCAGTCAAACTATAATTAG
- a CDS encoding class I SAM-dependent methyltransferase — translation MPCRNCGSYIQSPIISGTSAKHWYNSAAYHGSAHETDSIYLKYSSGEASRRSETRYRYKTDIAPRLKKNTPANILEVGAATGSLLSVCREHGHQVTGLDLSDPFIQQAKEQNNIHIDKMDFLDYPSAPETFDMIIMLGTISNLHNLDQHLNKAHNILTPSGLLYFNLPVANSAIATLYGRHYWMFTPSVAQFMSRAGYRTLLKNHDFTILSEALDRQKPSYAKLLGHTGLRPLYRILKALRMESKSIPISVPIPGIIRVVAQKESRTLD, via the coding sequence ATGCCGTGTCGCAATTGCGGATCGTATATTCAATCACCCATTATTTCCGGGACCTCAGCAAAGCACTGGTATAACAGTGCTGCTTATCATGGATCAGCTCATGAAACAGACAGTATCTATTTGAAGTACTCATCCGGAGAGGCCAGCCGACGATCGGAAACACGCTACCGCTATAAAACTGATATTGCCCCGCGCCTGAAAAAAAACACACCGGCAAATATTCTCGAGGTTGGTGCAGCAACTGGAAGCTTACTGTCGGTGTGTAGGGAGCATGGTCACCAGGTAACCGGTCTGGATTTATCAGATCCATTTATACAACAAGCCAAAGAGCAAAATAATATCCATATTGATAAAATGGATTTCCTGGACTATCCAAGCGCGCCAGAAACGTTTGATATGATCATCATGCTGGGTACTATCTCCAATCTGCACAATCTTGATCAACACCTCAACAAAGCTCATAACATACTGACTCCTTCCGGGCTCCTGTACTTCAATCTACCTGTGGCCAATTCGGCAATAGCAACATTGTATGGTCGTCACTACTGGATGTTCACCCCCAGCGTAGCTCAATTCATGAGCCGAGCTGGCTACCGAACGTTACTCAAAAATCATGATTTCACAATCCTTTCAGAAGCTCTGGATCGCCAGAAACCGTCATATGCAAAGCTATTGGGTCACACAGGATTGCGACCACTTTATCGCATACTGAAAGCCCTGCGAATGGAATCAAAAAGTATCCCGATTTCCGTGCCCATTCCAGGAATCATACGTGTCGTTGCTCAAAAGGAGTCTCGCACTCTAGATTAA
- a CDS encoding WbqC family protein, which produces MDRKIGILQPGYLPWSGYFDLLSVSDHFILYDDVQFTKNDWRNRNRLLQRDVPVWISVPVLHKNRLNNTIRNTQIADSSLWRRKHLAKIRSLYGKAPYFSWLYPELERYLNQDYRWLIDLCWDGHQCLGSLLQISTPVAFSSELGFKGLGKTERLVALCDELKGNHYIATNASANYLDPELFEQAKIKLSYQNYDPKEYSQTLMNDTVPAQRTHISHLSVVDLMMFAGPEAKQIISHTPLFMRYTSTKKSKN; this is translated from the coding sequence ATGGATCGGAAAATTGGCATATTACAACCAGGTTATCTTCCTTGGAGCGGCTACTTTGATTTGCTCAGTGTGTCTGACCATTTCATACTTTACGATGATGTCCAATTCACCAAAAACGACTGGCGCAACCGAAATCGCTTGCTTCAGCGAGATGTTCCAGTTTGGATCAGCGTCCCCGTGCTTCACAAAAACAGGCTGAATAATACAATCCGCAACACACAAATTGCAGATTCCAGTCTATGGCGCAGAAAACACCTAGCCAAGATCAGGTCTTTGTATGGGAAAGCACCCTATTTTTCCTGGCTTTACCCAGAGTTGGAGCGATATTTAAACCAGGACTATCGATGGTTAATTGACCTATGCTGGGATGGCCACCAATGCTTAGGCTCTCTACTGCAAATATCAACACCAGTAGCCTTCTCCAGCGAGCTTGGTTTTAAAGGTTTGGGAAAAACAGAACGCCTCGTGGCACTGTGCGATGAACTGAAAGGTAATCACTATATTGCCACCAATGCCTCTGCAAATTACCTGGACCCTGAGTTGTTCGAACAGGCAAAGATCAAATTGAGCTATCAAAATTATGACCCAAAAGAATACTCACAAACACTGATGAATGATACTGTACCTGCACAACGCACTCATATCAGTCATCTCTCAGTCGTCGATCTTATGATGTTCGCTGGGCCAGAAGCAAAACAGATAATCTCCCACACGCCATTGTTCATGCGGTACACATCAACGAAGAAGAGTAAAAACTAA
- the asnB gene encoding asparagine synthase (glutamine-hydrolyzing) produces MCGIVGVLGPGASKYTKHVRDMAQLIVHRGPDAEGFWSSPTSNAVLGFRRLAIIDRTSKANQPMHGFKAPHITIVFNGEIYNHRRLRQRLIAEGRQFRTNHSDTEVILEGYQHWGIDTLLNELNGMFAFVIVDRQKQKAYLARDRLGLKPLYYNVSAPYLAFSSEIKAFNSWPQHTAKVNLNAFCDYLSFRSVMAPNTMFEKIKKLEPGGLIQFELNTGQFQGSRWWDPLSHAATQPKSFQAAVDQFAEYQYDALTLQLGSDTPVGLFLSGGVDSALLLKTASDQHQKLSTFTAHYPEHSNYNEHLQAQNLASDFGTKHYQTPISREDYLRAQLAVCYHQDEPIAAPICTSIYYLCKTAKQAGVPVLLSGEGSDEAYFGYQNWLTIRKALAFQYHFPKLTRILAGCISPFLRSHYPYSPFPEFANRAKQNELLFWSGAIDFPEFCKNKLFGPVVLNELQHSDTFERVIKPLRADFEQYRSPSDYSSWMSYTDIRFRLPELMLMRLDKMGMAFSVEARAPLIDHRMVELAMSLPESWMQHRGTKPLIKETAGRHLDHRIVHQQKRGFAAPVREWREDFSTLLSTLTIFAKRTGLLNPEAVAKIINSPGNRLYFNLVNFMYWYIIFIENVLPEHFSDEMISGAVSFSSGLNLEIA; encoded by the coding sequence ATGTGTGGAATTGTCGGTGTATTGGGACCTGGAGCTTCAAAATACACAAAACACGTTCGTGATATGGCCCAATTAATTGTACACCGCGGTCCAGATGCTGAAGGTTTTTGGTCTTCACCCACATCAAATGCAGTGCTTGGATTCCGCCGTCTTGCCATCATTGATAGGACATCCAAAGCAAACCAACCAATGCATGGTTTTAAAGCACCTCACATCACGATTGTATTTAACGGCGAAATTTACAATCACCGCCGACTTAGGCAACGGTTGATAGCAGAAGGACGGCAATTCAGAACAAATCATTCAGACACAGAGGTGATTCTAGAAGGTTACCAACACTGGGGTATAGACACATTACTTAATGAACTAAACGGTATGTTTGCCTTTGTGATCGTCGACAGACAAAAACAAAAAGCATACTTGGCCCGTGACAGACTAGGCCTTAAACCGTTGTACTACAACGTAAGTGCACCATACCTGGCATTTTCATCCGAAATAAAAGCGTTCAATTCATGGCCGCAACACACAGCCAAAGTAAATCTAAACGCATTTTGTGACTACTTATCCTTTCGCTCAGTCATGGCGCCCAACACTATGTTTGAAAAAATCAAGAAATTGGAGCCTGGGGGGTTAATACAATTTGAACTGAATACCGGACAATTTCAAGGGTCACGTTGGTGGGACCCTCTGTCGCATGCGGCCACTCAGCCGAAAAGCTTTCAAGCCGCTGTCGACCAGTTTGCTGAGTACCAGTATGATGCTCTCACACTCCAATTAGGAAGCGACACTCCAGTTGGTCTTTTTTTATCTGGTGGCGTCGACTCCGCATTACTTTTAAAAACGGCAAGTGATCAACACCAGAAACTATCAACCTTTACAGCCCACTACCCGGAACACTCCAATTACAATGAACATCTTCAAGCTCAGAATCTCGCGAGCGATTTTGGCACCAAACACTACCAAACACCGATCTCGAGAGAGGATTATTTAAGAGCACAACTTGCAGTTTGCTACCACCAAGATGAACCTATAGCCGCACCAATTTGTACTTCTATTTACTATCTCTGTAAAACAGCAAAGCAAGCAGGCGTTCCTGTGCTGTTATCTGGTGAGGGAAGTGATGAAGCATACTTTGGATATCAAAACTGGTTAACTATACGCAAGGCGTTAGCATTCCAATATCATTTCCCTAAGTTGACCCGAATCCTCGCCGGCTGTATTAGTCCATTCTTGCGCTCACACTACCCGTACTCACCTTTTCCTGAATTTGCCAACCGCGCTAAACAAAACGAATTACTATTTTGGAGCGGAGCGATCGACTTCCCGGAATTCTGCAAGAATAAATTATTTGGCCCAGTGGTGCTGAACGAACTACAGCATTCAGATACCTTTGAACGCGTAATCAAGCCACTAAGAGCTGACTTTGAGCAATATCGTTCACCATCAGACTATAGTAGCTGGATGAGCTACACGGATATTAGATTTAGATTGCCTGAACTTATGCTAATGCGATTAGACAAAATGGGGATGGCATTTTCAGTCGAGGCGCGAGCACCACTAATCGATCACCGGATGGTAGAATTAGCCATGAGCTTGCCAGAAAGCTGGATGCAACACAGAGGCACGAAACCACTAATAAAAGAAACTGCGGGACGTCACTTGGACCACAGAATTGTGCACCAACAAAAGCGGGGCTTTGCGGCACCGGTTCGGGAGTGGCGCGAGGACTTCTCAACTCTGTTATCAACGCTCACTATTTTTGCGAAACGCACAGGACTTCTAAATCCTGAGGCCGTTGCAAAAATCATCAATTCCCCAGGAAATCGGCTGTATTTTAATTTAGTCAACTTTATGTACTGGTACATCATCTTTATAGAGAATGTTTTACCAGAACATTTTAGTGATGAAATGATTTCCGGAGCCGTGTCATTTTCCTCTGGATTAAATCTCGAAATAGCCTAA
- a CDS encoding glycosyltransferase, giving the protein MKLVYLTSIDLDRAQGGCKNHVLGIVHGFQKLGWDVELISAAANPEAHLDLSVNHTKVLKKRASLPYQLLEQWRTWMLLRNRKSRPDTFYIRAGRSYVIPGLYAAWHKIPFFVEFNTLIEMEANHRWLVPIAVALENWLIRRSTGCFAVTPEIKNYLSQRAGVVSDLFTVVPNGCEQRVIQESRAFTVHHPRKNEPVIGFMGSFEPWQGVETIIRAMPFVLEKVPMARFYIAGRGKLESFYRDEVARLGIQHAVQFSGYIEPDQIQHFLHQCKVLTCPRVAAFDESGIMKHVGTSPIKMFTYLGSGSTVVTSNLASMAIFKPCQAVIFAEADNPEDYAEKLIYALLRTPEEFDTNAESARSFIESGYTWDALAEVTARDMLAKLESE; this is encoded by the coding sequence ATGAAGCTCGTATATTTAACATCCATTGATTTGGATAGAGCACAAGGGGGATGCAAGAACCACGTATTAGGAATTGTGCATGGATTTCAGAAGCTGGGTTGGGATGTTGAATTAATCAGTGCAGCGGCAAATCCAGAGGCGCATTTAGACTTATCGGTAAACCATACAAAAGTTCTAAAAAAAAGGGCGTCCTTACCCTATCAATTGCTGGAACAATGGCGTACTTGGATGCTGTTGCGTAATCGTAAAAGTCGCCCGGATACTTTTTATATTCGGGCCGGACGTAGCTATGTGATTCCGGGATTGTACGCAGCTTGGCATAAAATACCGTTTTTTGTTGAATTCAATACTTTGATTGAAATGGAGGCCAATCATCGTTGGTTGGTTCCGATAGCTGTCGCGCTTGAGAACTGGTTAATCCGACGCTCAACCGGGTGTTTTGCAGTTACACCAGAAATCAAAAATTACTTGAGTCAGCGAGCTGGGGTGGTATCGGATTTGTTCACCGTAGTCCCGAATGGCTGTGAGCAACGTGTAATTCAAGAAAGTCGTGCTTTTACGGTACACCACCCCAGAAAAAATGAACCTGTGATTGGCTTTATGGGGTCATTTGAGCCTTGGCAGGGGGTTGAAACGATTATCAGGGCAATGCCTTTCGTGTTGGAAAAGGTACCGATGGCTCGTTTCTATATTGCTGGAAGGGGTAAACTAGAGTCGTTTTATCGAGATGAAGTAGCACGTCTTGGAATTCAACATGCTGTGCAGTTTAGTGGGTACATTGAACCAGACCAAATTCAGCACTTCCTACATCAGTGTAAGGTGTTAACCTGCCCCCGTGTTGCAGCCTTTGATGAATCCGGGATAATGAAACATGTAGGAACTTCCCCCATTAAAATGTTCACTTACTTGGGTAGTGGTAGCACCGTGGTGACCAGTAATCTTGCATCAATGGCTATTTTCAAACCTTGCCAAGCAGTGATCTTTGCAGAGGCCGATAATCCCGAAGATTATGCTGAGAAGTTGATTTATGCTCTGTTGCGAACACCAGAGGAATTCGATACCAATGCTGAGTCGGCCCGTTCTTTTATTGAGTCCGGCTATACTTGGGATGCATTGGCCGAGGTTACGGCTCGTGACATGTTGGCAAAGCTGGAGAGCGAATGA
- a CDS encoding sulfotransferase family protein: MHDNQDSNQTPFIFIAGCPRSGTYLLASILRQYFDIAIPVETHFIPLFYRYKNLFGNLQLIANRRRLLTCIFEFLELFTEHAEKERNRRKIRQYSILSVQPYFEQIVAQSTSYNDIVSLMFLYYARAQGKVVVGDKSAIFHAVSPETLCASVNLPVKIIHLIRDGRDVALSWMQMWSGPPSIPYAAISWAKHISVNHHWGKKHQHNYFEVRYEDLIQNPETTIAQLGEFLGLQANSIDALQLGDEQTALISNSTTHARLNGPLHTDSIEKWRNKLRPRDINYFNRTQGNLLTLYGYSVDQVQTSSEIKFATVRDGFRTTSARLIAHFSPHQIRIKIKFLLPLWLYLRYTLKKVLTR, encoded by the coding sequence ATGCATGACAATCAAGATTCAAACCAAACTCCTTTTATATTCATTGCAGGCTGTCCTCGGTCAGGCACTTACTTATTGGCTTCAATTCTGCGTCAGTACTTTGATATTGCCATACCAGTTGAGACACACTTTATTCCACTTTTTTATCGTTATAAAAACTTGTTTGGAAATCTCCAGCTCATAGCAAATCGACGACGCTTGCTGACCTGTATTTTTGAATTTCTCGAATTATTTACCGAGCATGCAGAGAAAGAACGAAATCGAAGAAAAATACGCCAGTACAGTATTCTGTCGGTGCAGCCTTATTTCGAACAGATTGTTGCGCAAAGCACCAGTTACAACGACATTGTGTCCTTGATGTTTCTGTATTACGCAAGAGCACAGGGTAAAGTCGTTGTTGGAGATAAAAGTGCCATATTCCACGCTGTCAGTCCTGAGACCCTCTGCGCCTCAGTAAATTTGCCAGTCAAGATCATTCATTTAATACGAGATGGGCGCGATGTCGCTCTTTCCTGGATGCAAATGTGGTCCGGGCCACCTTCCATCCCGTATGCGGCCATATCTTGGGCAAAACACATATCCGTGAATCATCATTGGGGGAAAAAACACCAGCACAACTACTTCGAGGTGCGATATGAAGACCTCATCCAAAATCCAGAGACAACAATCGCTCAACTTGGCGAATTTCTCGGTCTCCAGGCCAATTCAATTGATGCGTTGCAGCTTGGGGACGAACAAACAGCATTAATATCTAATTCAACCACGCATGCTAGATTAAATGGTCCGTTGCACACGGATAGTATTGAAAAATGGCGGAACAAACTCCGCCCACGGGATATAAATTACTTCAACCGAACACAGGGGAATCTTCTTACTCTGTACGGCTATAGCGTAGATCAGGTTCAGACATCATCAGAGATCAAATTTGCAACAGTCCGTGACGGCTTCCGTACGACCAGCGCGCGGCTCATCGCACATTTTTCTCCTCACCAAATTCGGATCAAGATTAAATTTTTGTTACCGCTTTGGCTCTATTTACGATATACATTGAAAAAGGTTCTTACCCGCTAA